In Solanum lycopersicum chromosome 3, SLM_r2.1, the genomic stretch AAGATTCGTCCTCTAGCAATTGTTGTGGCATTGTTGGGAACGATGGTCTTCCCTCATGGTCCAAGTCTGAGTATCAATACCCAAGTTATAACACTCGTGCATACCTTGTTCAAAGCGTATGAGAACCAAGGGACAACAAAGTATTATCCTATAGCTCTGATCATCCTATCTGATATGTATCTAGCCCTGGGAAAATTCAAAGAGGGACATCGATACTTCCAAGGATGCAACCTACTCCTTCAGTGGTGGATCCTCATCCATTTAGCAAAGGGTGTTGGGACTTGGAAGCTGCATACTCTTGACAACAAGAATACCCTTAAGGATTTGAATGACCTGTTGTACTAGGCAAATATGGAAAATTGaagaacaagggggagatgggcTCAAATTTTCTCCGAATCGAGAGAAGATTATCTTCCATGGATGCTTGACCGTTTTATCTCCAAAGAAGTCATCGTGGAGAGACGCAGTCATATTGTGATTCATCTCCTAGGTATTCGAGGAATTTGCCCTTATGCACCTTTTCGAGTCTTGCGATAGTTCAGAAGGAAACAAACTATACCGAAAGAGGCATACTATGGTGCTTACGTATACCATATTTGAGATGATAGCGTGCACGACgcttttgaaatatttagagAATGGAAAAGTGCTAAGCGTATGGATAAAGAAACCATCACTCCTGACTGATTCGATGCTGGGTATGACAGGGGTTACAAAGAATGGCTAAAGAAGGACACACAAAACGTCTCCTCCCAAACCCTATGCAGTTTTCGCAGCGTAACGGACAGCAAAGCCATAGAAGTGGCCGAGCTACAAGAGGTATATAAAGAGGCCCAAGATGTGTACGCTAAGTTTGTCAAGAACAAAGATACTCTTGAGAGGGTGACTCAAGAAGTGGAAAGACTGaggtgtggttatgatgattttgatacCTGGATCAAGAAGAAAATCGAGAGGATGCGATACGAAAGCTTGGAAGACAAAGGACGCCTGGGGGAAGGATTCTTGCTGATGTTAAGATATATGTTTCATCAATACAAGACCCAGTGGGACGGCGACAGAGCACGATCATCTGGAGAGGCATAGTGGACTTTGCCCCTGCATgggtttttatatgtatttatgttgtttttaaACCCTGCGTGGGACTGCCTTTATTGCACTTTCAAATGGCCCCTGCGTGGGTttgtctttaatattttatccgTTATTTCCCCTTTGTgaacattattattcattagtaaaatttattttgggcgggaattgtttatttgatttaaattcACACGTACATCATTCAAATACGCTAAGTCTACCCTTGGTGCAAAAGTGTCCCCCTGTATGTTTTAGGACGAGATATGTGTGTTTAACTGCTTATGTGCTATGTTGCTATGAATGAGGATATCGTAATCGACTCTATCCAGAAATTTCCAAAGAATATACAGAAGTCACTATTACAAAATGTCTGACCAAAATTTCAAAGTCttaagtttctcactcaaaGACACCTCCTGTACTACAAATCCTAAAACATTCATTCTACCGTCTcaggaaaggaaaaatcacTGCTATGGACAAAATTAAGAATATCCATATGGAACTCACTGGAGAAGAACTACAAAGGAATATAGAACAGATCACTCGGGAAATTCAAGAAGCCAAGGAGGAAGGGCTCAGAGTGGACATGACCACCGCAATCTATAAAGTTGCAACCATGACGCTAGATGAGTATCTGGCATCACAAATgaagagaaataaaaatgttGAGATGGAGACAGAGGACTTACAGTAGAAGTTGGACATGCTTCCGTTGAAAATGCAAGAAATagaagcgagagaggcgaggatAGAATTAGAGACAGCCGCTCTCTTATCTAAAAGCACGTCACTTGATGAGGAGCTGATAATGGAAATGAAAGAATTTGACTCCATAAGAGAAAGGATGGTTGCGCTGAGGAAGAAGTTCAAAGCCATCCATAGCAACATGATTGAGAAACTTCAGAAAATCGGCAAAAAATACCCCGTCTATGAATGAGGAGCACATAGTGGTCCTGACAACGCTCAGCCTGAAGCAACTGAGGAAGACACTGACGAGGAAATCatctacaagcctccatttctAGGCCGTCTGAAAGGTGGAGACTAATGTTGCATGAATAACGGAAATGACTAACGTTTCATcatcattttatcttttaaaatctCTATTGTTGcttttcaatttccttgtaattgtaatgaacgaatgaatgaaaatattttatcatgtactcgaactacgttgggcctgaattgTCCGTGTGAGATATATAGACAGCCTCTCCAGGCCCGGCCCCtatctttaaaatttttcatttccCCCTCCATGTTACGAAAAGATACAAAGGCCAGATCAATGGACATCAAAGAGCATCTACAAGAAGACCTTAGCTCAACGTGATTTAGACTTCCTGAGACAACGTCAAAACTGAAAAGAAAACTCCTGCTTGTTAAAAAGATGTGGTTTCGTCCTCATTCGTGGGTTGAATATATCCTTAAACAAAGCAACTTGAGTGTTTATCTGCTCTCTGTGTgctattatgcattttgtactctAAATCTGCACTACAAATCttcctttgagttgttttcccTCTTGGTACTTTTGAAACTAATATGTCTCGATCGAAAGCTTACAGATCATCCTTATTTCACCAGATCAAAAGTTCCCGCAGATTCCTTCCTTAGACAAAGCTCGGACAAAGGAAAGACTGTTATGGGAAATAATAACAAAGAAGTGAGTCTTACTGATGTTGTGGTGGCTTAACCCACCATAGCGGATCAGAATGATTTGATCCTACAGCTGATGCAACAGATTGTAGAGATGAGGGTAGAAATGCAAAGGAGACAGGATCTGCCTCCACCAGGATTTGCTGCTAACGCTGCTGAAGGGAGGCCTCAAATCTACTTCCCTTCCTTAAATATGGATCCAACTCAGAACGAGCCATCTACACCTGTTCAGAATCCGTCGGTTATAGATCTGACTACCCAAAATCCCAAATATGCTTCTGCATCCTACCAAACTCCACCTCCTCTTCAAAACAACCACCCCCAAATGACACCCCATCCACAAAATACCTACCATCAGACAGCTCCACTACcgcaaaatcaaaaccaaaatactttTAATCCCCAAACACCCCACTACTATTTAAATCAGAATACCAATCCTCATACGTACCTTCAGAATAATCAAACCGCTCAAAATGATCAGAGTCCCTCTGTAGCTCTGCCCTTACCAAAAAGAGCCACTTTCCGAATTCCCATCCCTGCCAAGCACGATGTGCACGGTTCTGAGCTGAACCATTATGAGGAACAGGAAAAGGAGTGGAGGGCAAAGGAAGAGGTAAAGGTCGACATAAAGGAAGATATCACGAAGGCCATGAAGGACCTCAATTGCATTCCTGATATCGTCGGGCTTAGTTATGAAGACTTatgtattcatccaaatttgGACCTTCCAGAAGGGTTCAAGATCCCAAAGTTTGACACTTTCAGAGGAGTGGGAAACCCTATGGCTCATCTAAGAGCCTACTCTGACCAGCTCGTGAAAGTTGTAAGGGATGAAGCTTTAATGATACAGCTCTTCAGCCAAAACCTGTGCGGAAAAGCTCTTGAATGGTTCACATCGCATGAACCCAGGCAATGGCCTAGATGGAATGCATTGCCCAAAGATTTTATCGATTGATTTGTTTACAACGTAGAAATTGTTCCAGACCGATACtctttggagaagatgaagcaaaaaTCAACTGAGAGTTATAAGGAGTTCGCCTATAGGTGGAGAAAAGAAGCGGCAAGGGTGAGACCACCCATGTATGATAAAGAAATTGTTGAAGTATTCGTGCGCGTGCAAGAGCCGGAATATTATGACAGAATTATGTTGCTCGTTGGAGTAAAGTTTGCCAAGATAGTCAAGAATGGAAAGACAATCGAAGACGGTTTAAATCAGAAAAAATAGATAGTGTAGACGCATTGCCTGGATCTTCAGGGTTTTTGAAAAAGAAACGAGAAGAAATTGATGTTGTTTCGTATGGGGGAAGAAAAAACCCCAGAAGCTCATCATATTCCCAGGATCATTCCCGGTCTTCCACAAAATCCTTCCACAGAATGCTACCTCTATTTATCCAGACGTCCAAGCTCCACAATATCAAAGTCCACcccaaattacaaaaatccaTGTCCCATTTACCTAAATCACTCTCCCACTTATGAAACTCAATCTCCTTACCAGGGTGTTGATCCCAACTGTGCTAACGTGCAGTCAAGATACCGTCATCTCCTCATGTTTATCAAGTCCAAGATCCACTATACCAAAATTCCCCTCCGAATTACCAAGATCCATCGCCAAATTACAAAACAAATCCATATCACAAAAGCCAAGTTCCTCGTCCAAATACAAGAAGTTATCAATAGGTGCCTCCTCCTCAACAAGGCGGTTATGACCCTCCCCGACCTAGATTCGAGAAAAAGCCTTCAACAAACTTCACGGCGCTCGCTGAAAGCCGAATAATGTTGTACGAGCGACTGGCTGCGGCTGGATACATCCATCGGTGTGGGGCCAAAACCTGTGGATGTCAATTCAAAATTCTACAGACCCAATCaaagatgtgcttatcattccagCATTATTGGGCATGATACTGAAGATtgtatcaacctcaagcacaaaATTCAACATCTGATTGATCAAGATGTAGTCTCTCTCAAACCAGCGGCACCGAATATCAACACCAACCCATTGCCGAATCATAGGGGCAGAAATGTCAATATGATCAAGACAGATGAAGACTGGTGTGGGACGAAAATGATCACTCCCATGATCCACGATGATTTGGAAAATGTTGTTTCTTCTTTAAGCGTCAAAGAGAAGACAGAGTTCGTTATTTTTACACCTACCAAGGTTATTGCTTGGTGCCATCAAAAACTCTTGTCAAGCCTAAGTTCATTATTGAAACTGTTGCTGCTCAAGGCATGACCAGGTCTGGAAGATGTTACACTCCTGAAGAGCTTGCTCTCGGAGGTTAGAAGAAGGATCAGACTAAAAGGTCGATAAGCGAAGGAGAAGCGGACGAATTCTGGAGAAGAATGCAGCCAAAGGATTATTCCATCGTCAAGCACTTGGAGAAGACTCCAGCTCAGATCTCTGTATGGGCCCTGTTCATAAGATCTAAATCCCACAGGCATGCCTTAATACCCACGGGCACAAGCAACAATAATGTGGCCACCATGATTCATCAGGTTATTCGAAAGCACCGAATCAGCTTTTGTGACGATGAGCTGCCTATTGAAGGGAGGTCACACAATAAGCCGTTGCACATCACTGTCGCATGCCGCGACAAGGTTGTCAACCGCGTCTGAGTAGATGATGGATCTGGTCTGAATATCTGCCCATTGTCGACGTGGAGGCAGCTAAGGTTTGACCTTGGGAACCTGGAGCAAAACCAAGTCAACGTGAGAGCCTTTATGGGGTTTAGAGAGACACGTTGGGAGCGGTGAATTTGACCATTCAAATGGGCCAAGCAGAATTAAGCGCGCAATTTAAAGTATTGGATATCAATACCAGTTACAACCTTATTCTGGGAAGGCGGTTAATCCACATGGCTGGAGCCGCCCCCTCTTCTCTCCATCAGATGATGAAGCTCGTGCGGAAGAATGAAGAGATTGTTATTTATGGAGAGTGGAGTCACTCTAGCAGACAGGCGCCGATCATTGATGAGATATCACGAGGTACAAACTTCTACACGGTGGAGCTAGTGAATGCCACCGGTGACGACTTGGCCCCACAGACCCCCATGCCTGCCATTTACAAGATAATAGCCACTGCAATGCTGCAGAATGGTTTTGAGCAAGGGTTCTGATTGGGAAGAGATCCCCAAGGAATTATTGAGTCTGTTCCGGTCCTCGTTAAGGGATCCagatatggtttggggtacatctCCACAGATGATGGCATgaagatgaaaaagaaaaatgatcaaACATTGGCTAAGTCAATCCCACATCTGTATCAATCCTTTCCAATCTGGGAGCATGCCGAGCATGAAGACCTTGGAGAAGGAATCTGTGACCTCTTTAAGGAGATcgatgttgttgttgaggaagAGATCGAGCTAGCTGGTATCCGTGACGCTGAGCAGGGAGAGATTCCATAAAACTGGACTTTTATGCCCATCCTGATCCCCCGAACTCCTCAGTAGAAAGGCACTATTTCATGCACATTAAAATCGGTGGTAGTCCAaaagaggcccgagacccaccattttgcATTTTCCTAActgtttaaattttcaaattttcatcgtTATGTTCAAAGAAGGCAACATGGAACTATGCATAGCCAAAGTTTGCATTGTTTTCCAATGCGATGAAAggatattatattttcaaactttatttatttgttcatttgttatactttactttcctaactttgtttgtttatgatttcagtaacatAATTTTTAGACCTGCCAATGTCATGTAATGTCATGAGCTGAATGAATAAAATGGGGTTGGTAATGACGAGGTTAATGATTACGAAGAAGAAAGTGAGGAACCAGATTATGTCGCCGGGGAATTTTGGCAGTTCGAAAATCAGCATAAACCGAATCTAGAGAAAATAGAGACAGTAAATTTGGGGGATCCAGAATGTGTTAAAGAAGTTAAGATCAGCATCCACCTAAATGATGTTCAGAATGAGGGCCTAATTTATTTGATTGCTGAATATATTGATGTGTTCGTTTGGGAGGGCGATGACAAGCAAGGGTTGAGTACcgatgtcgtatctcataagTTGCCGATTAACCCGGGGTTCGATCCGGTGaagcaaaaaactcaaaaattcaagACTTAACTGAGTTTAAAGATTAAGGAAGAGATAAACAAGCAGATAGAGTCCCGATTGGTGGAGGTGACACAATATCCAACTTGGCTGGCCAATGTTGTTCCGATCACCAAAATAGACGGGAAAATCAGGATTTGTATTGACTACAGAGATATCAACAAAGCTACACCAAAGGATAATTTTCTGTTGCCTagtattcatattttgattgacaACTGTGCTAAGCAGGAAATGCATTCATTTGTGAATTGTCACGCAGGCTATCACCAAATTCTCATTGATGAGGGAATGCATAAAAGACGGTTTTCATCACACCTTTTGGTGTATATCATTACAGAGTGATACCGTTTGGCCTCAAGAATGCTGGTGCCAGCTTCATGAGAGTTATGATGACCATATTTCACTACATGATTCATAAGGAGATTGAAGTGTATGTGGATGACGTCATAATCAAATCCTGCGAGAGTTCGAATCATTTGACACATCTAAGGAAATTCTTTTATCGCTTGTGTCGttacaacttgaagttaaatGCCTCCAAATGCACTTTTGGAGTTCCAATGGGgaagttgttgggatttatagtcagcagaagaggtattgagctcgacccttctaagattaaagcaattcaatagttacctccaccgaagacgaTAAGAGAGGTTATGAGTGTCTTAGGGAGgttaaactacatcattcgCTTCATAGCTCAATCAACCGTGGTGTGTGAGCCTATTTTTATGTTGTCAAAGAAACACGCCCTGACAAGGTAGAGTGAAGAGTGTCAGACTGCTTTTGATGATATCAAGAACTATTTGTGCAATACACCGATATTGGTTTCTCCGCGAGAAAGGAGTCCTTTGTTGTTCTACATGTGTGTCTCAGATAGTGCATTTGGATgcgtacttggtcaacacgatGAGACAGGAGAGAAGGAAAGAATTATCTATTATATAAGCAAGAAGTTTACTCCATACGAGTCTCGTTACACTTTGTTGGAGAGAACGTGTTGTGCTTTGACATAAAATTCCCAAAAGCTGAGACATTATCTGTCTTCTTATACTACATACCTCATTTCCAGAATGGATCCACTGAAGTATATCTTTCAGAAGGAAATGCCGACCGGAAAGTTAGCTAAGTGGCAAATGTTGTTGAGTGAATTTGACATTGCGTATGTGACTCAGAAAGCGATAAAGGCACAGTCTTTAGGTGATCATCTTGCAAAAACTCCCATTAATGAAGTGTATGAACCACTTAAGACTTATTTCCACGATGAAGAAATGTCATTTGTGGGTGGGGATATTTCTGAAGCATATTtaggttggagattattctttgatggagaGGCAAATCATCAAGGTAAAGGTATTGGAGCAGTCTTGGTGTCAGAATTTGGTCAGCACTATCCCATGGCATCTAAGCTCCGatttaattagaaaaacaaCATGGCCGAATACGAAGCTTGTATTCTTGGTTTGAAAATGTCCATTGACATGAATGTCTATGAGTTGTTGGTTATTTGAGATTCAGATCTTTTGATTCATCAAGTTAAAGGATAATGGGTTGTGAAGAACCCAAAGATTATACCCTACGTACAATATGTGCAGAAGTTGTGCAAAAGATTTCGtaagatcgagttcagacatactcccaaaatacagaatgaattggtcgatgctcttgccaccatcgcttcaatGATTAAAAATCCGGATACAGATTATATTGATCCTCTggatatagagttgaaagaacataCAGTCCATTGTTTCCATGTCGAAGCAGAACCAGatggtttgccttggtattttgatataaagaagtATCTAGAGTCTGGAGCTTATCTTGAAGATGCTACAGCCAACTAAAAGAAGTCGATACGTTGTATGGCCCTCAGTTTCTTTTTTAGtggaggactccagatttgggtcttcTAAGACGCGTTGATGTTATCGAAGCTGCgaggcttattgaacagatacaaGTTGGAGTTTGTGGCACGCATATGAATTGTCTCACTTTGACAAGAAAGATCCTTTGAGCCAGTTAGTTCTGGATGACTATAGAGAATGATTGTTGCAAGTTTGTACAGAAATGTCctaaatgtcaagtgcacggtgaTCTGATCCGAGTGCCACCTCACGAGCTTACTGTTATGAGTTCACCTCAATACTCagctgtattccaacattcgctcttAAATCTTATTCTCAAGCAGTCTGGTCCCTTCATAATTTGGTATCGGGATGACTTTTGAATCCTTCCAAAACCGTGTGTTAAAGCAAGCGTATCAAACTgtaagtggcctgaattcttaTATaccctgagatatgtaggaaataCATTTTGGGGGTCCGACCATAATTCCTAAATCCGTACCAAAATCCCTTTCTTAGATGAATATTTGGTCGTTCAAAATTGGATCGGTCAATTTCGTTTTCCTCAGATTTCTTGCATCAATCAAAGTAAAACGAGGGaaagttgttgacacccaattttgtcCCTCCCCGATACaaattaattaacgagcttcttaattctaaaaatgatcttccaaatatatatagttttctaaaaattcagattaaaaaatagaaaaaataaataataaatatatatattgcaagttatttaaattaatttcatcaatttttatataatatatttgccTTACATAGCTATGTATATAATAAGTATATTGCATGATTATTCGAAAATTGTCTCCAAAGATTTTACTTTACATAAACGTCAACTAACTATCTTAGATATAATATCGATTAGTTAATTCATAATTAagtcatttattattttatgtttaaattatgaagctctttaaattaatttatactaATTCAATCCCTTGAATCCGTTTAAGAACAATTTAGGATTTTTGTTCCAACCTTCCAACTTGATTATTTCTCCTAGCCCACCAGAAAATATGAGGCCTAAAACCCTTTCCTCTTTTACTAAACCAACTAATACCCAGCCCATTTTCCCCTATACCCGTTCTCCCTTCGCCCTGACCCAACCCTTTTCCTAATAACCCAACCCACCCGCCTTTTCttctttgcaaaaaaaaattgcagaaaCGACTCCAACACCAGAAATCCCAGCCCACTGTTTGTTTCTCTTCCGACCCAGCTTACCCATCTTCACTTCCAAAGGAACTCAAAAGCAACGATGATATGCCTCACGCAAGAACCCTAAAAGCGAGTTGGGGCATCAATTCTTCATGCCTTGGGTGTGTACAACAACATAGTACAATCCCTTTGTCCTTTTCCTCCTGCGTCCCTCTCCAGTGTGTATGATTCCAGCGGCTCTACTTCGTCCTTGGCAGCCAGATGTCTTCATCTCCGCGTTTCTCGTGTACTAATATCAATATTGGATGGCTCCCCTACAACTTTCGTTGAAATGGGTACATTTTCGTATTAATTCCAGCTTGCCCTTCTTTATCCtctgaaaaattcaaattttgaggGAAGAATTTTGTTGCCGTTTTTACCCTTTATCTCCctaattcaaaatccaaaattcCCCTCTATATAAGTTGgttctttttctattttgaaggaTATTTTTTTGGGGGAGAGAAATTTTGAAGAGTTAAGAAATTTCCAAGCAGAAAATAGAGGTATAAAAAGTGAGTTTATTCAGGGGAGAGAAATTTGGAAGAGTTAAGAAATTTCAAGGCAAAAAATAGAGTGGAAAAGAAACTTTTAGAAAGTCATCATATTTTAGCTAAAAAAAAAGTGGAATTTCGAGGTTGAGAACTTCTAGCTGGGAAGTTTCATAGCATAATATACCAATTGTAAATCGAGTGAGCCTTCACCGAGTTTGTTCGAGTTTCTTTGTGGTAAGAAGTCTGTTTATCGCTCGTTCCATCCTCGTCCTCTGCCCCGTGAAACGTAAATTTCCTTTCATTTCAACctcttatttttcttgatgTGTTGGTTTCTCATTTGTTGATTACCGCGAGTCTTTCAAATATCGGAAAAGTGTCACTATGGTTCTTTCATTGTTAGTTATCGTGGGTTAGTTAACGGAGCAAATGTGATATTTGTCTTGTAAGATTCATGCAGTTGATTGAGTCAAGATTGTGAAGTTATTCCCATTATTCCATCTTTTACTTCTACTATCTGGCGTCGCTGGGTCCCTGTTACCCTATTTTACAATGTAAATCTTGAGTGATAAGAGGTTGTTGCATTTAATATGGCTACTATTTCATGTTGATTTACTTAGGAGCTTGTATTATTTTTCCGAAAATCAACTAGCATGTGTGGTTAATATTATGTCATTGTATCTATGTTATTCGTGGTTGAAGACGTGTAGTTTCAACCCGATGTATGTCTTTGTTATTCAGAGCTACGTTTTCCTCCATTATCTTGGACTGAGCCTTCATcggaattttttcttcttcttgtattCTGTTGGCTACCTGCTACTAAACATTGATATTATTCCTTCCGTGTGACATACTgttcttgtttcttcatcaaccCTCATAatgttgataaaaaaatttggattttgtcattattttttttatttcatttgattatttgaCTGATTTCCTTTGGAGTTTGTCTCTTCCTGCTAACGAATCAGTTTATTGTTTAGTATTGGACTAtttctcatttttcatttttatcaccTCGAGTTGAAAGAATGAGTTAAGAGTGTCGATAGCTTGATTCCTT encodes the following:
- the LOC138347516 gene encoding uncharacterized protein, yielding MDPLKYIFQKEMPTGKLAKWQMLLSEFDIAYVTQKAIKAQSLGDHLAKTPINEVYEPLKTYFHDEEMSFVGGDISEAYLGWRLFFDGEANHQGKGIGAVLVSEFGQHYPMNPKIIPYVQYVQKLCKRFRKIEFRHTPKIQNELVDALATIASMIKNPDTDYIDPLDIELKEHTVHCFHVEAEPDGLPWYFDIKKYLESGAYLEDATAN